The genome window acgctcccagcgccgcactctaccgagtgcgccacgggctcggcccaagacgTGAGGATTTTAAATGCTGTCACcactaagaaataataaatgtctgaagtgatgaatatgttaattactcTAATTGACtattatatattgtatacatgtattgaaacatcacactgtaccatataaatatgtacaattattatatcaattaaaaatgaataaaaaataaagttacattctacaaaaataaaaaaatttaaaacattgcaTTGACTTTATCAATTAGTTTTAGCAAAATTGATATCTTTACTAAGCTGAAACATCCTCTCCAAGAACATGATatattgccattttttaaaatcccttaaCAGACTTTAAAATGTTCTATGtagaagtttatatatttttaaagttatttcataGATAGTTAATATTTTTGGTACTATTTTGTGTTGCATTTTTTAACTGTGAAAATTTGTTGCAGAGATATCCCGCTGATTTTTAGAATGTTACTGTGAATATAGCAGTCTTACTGCACTCTCTAATAGTTCTAAGAGTTTGCCATTTGATTCTGATGAGTTTTCTATGTAAAAGGTTGTATCATCTTGAAATAATGATAGTTGAGtttcttctcttccatttcttttttttttttatcagaaattaTCATCTTTAATACCCAGGTTTTGTCCATATTTTTGAAGGAAGTGGGAAATAAGGGGGACAAGAAGAATGTTAACATATTATACTTTTATGGTTATTCTATAAATTCAAGTTCTAGGTCTTCTACaagatatacatatttttaaatttttattgaaccaaaattgattatgcatatttttgggattcaacatttagatatgttgatcaaatcaatattactagcatatatattgttacaaatcgtagttattctttatggcctttgtccaatctctccccatccccctttcactccccctcccccctctaataaccctagatttcttctctccttctgaaagaataatggttactctgttcatttgttgcccaaatgatctgtccaaagctgagaggtgtgatcaggccccccaatattatcatagagcagatgcttcttctgtcactctgaaatgagctttgtggagagagacatcctcttcttttctttatctcttctggtgactctccttgtgtcaatgcatgccagtggctggcggaccatctgcatggtggttgtggcatctagccacttttgcagcagccacggttattgtggtggttgtggtggaccacccacatggaggtgatgtttttgacatgatcctttgtgctggtggtgtgcctggttgtggggaatgTCTGGTTcccggatccatgcctcaggccccctgGCAGGCCCtgggcactggcagtgtgcctggttgtgggacagaggtctggtccccttctccatgcctcgggtccccaggccagccccaaggcactggcacagtgtgtctggttgtgagaggggggtctggtccccttctccatgcctccggtccctgggtgggccctgaggcactggtgcagtatgcctggttgtaggaggggggtccggtccctggctccatgcctcaggtccctgtgtgggccccgaggcactggcgtggtgtgtctggttgtagGAGGGCGGtgcagtccctggctccaagcctcaggtccctgggtgggccctgaggcactgacaTAGTGTTTCTGGTTGTTGGAGGGGgctccagtcctcttctccatgccttgaaTCCcaaggcaggccccaaggtgcttgcgcagtgtgcctggttatagGAGGGGGGTCATGTCCCCGGCTACAAAGCCtcaggttcctgggcaggccctgaggtgctggcagtatgcctggatgtgggagtggggtctgatCCTCAACTCCAAGCCTcgggttcctgggcaggccccaagacgctggtggtgtgagtggttgtgggtgggggtcctctCCCCAGtttcatgcctcatgtcccctggcaggccccaaggtactggtggtgtgctgggccagaactaattttttgtcctttgctaaCTTCTAACGTGGGGGAGCGTCCTAACAGTAcgtgagctgtgtggttgtttaaattgctgctttgctgctatttccctaggaaAGTCttcttgtgcagctcagggtttaatggttgaccttataggtacttccagctctccagagaccaggtgcacctgggttgtgtagaaactctgatctggacctgagtcttttcatcaaactgcaccccatgcaattctgcattcccgatcAGTCTCCTCTCAGTggccctgtgctgattgggggtcagatcatctgtccttgctatgtcccagcattctcctggtgggcccatctccccaactGCCCATGCTCcacacacttcccatgggacaagccctgtgccagtcccttgcgatgactaactggcctctgagcagctccattttttcagttgttctggctcctcactcctgcgtgggtccatgtgaaccctattagtggtcttgctgtcttcggggccaccaaagtcctcttctcccctgccacctccaagtaactccatctgaagggcacagctgcggcttctgctggctcctgctccatgcgctcagcagctccagcattaaagcagccgcagcctgaaatgctcagagcagttttttctttctctcatcatggtttctcccaccttcatgaactctgtaggtctctcctcctcttcccctgagctccagcagccccagcttggctgatcttacatttttatagttgtaaatcagttgatttggggaagagagtgacgctggggaccaagtattctgccatcttgactggaagtccttcCTTCTATTTCTTACCTTCCACATGTTTTTCGTCTTTAGCATTGGCTGGGCCCTCCAGGAGTATGTGAAACAGCAGCAGTGAGAAGAAAACATCCTTGTACCATTTTTCATCTTCTTGAGTATGCACATGAAGTTGCTTCATTACATACGATGTTAGCTGTAGAACAatcattcttaaattttttggTCTCAAAATCCcactacacatttaaaaattattgaggaccccaaagaaGTTTTATTTATGAAGACtatcaatatttaccatattagaaagaaaaaaatttagtcaTTTATCAGTTCTTTTAAACACAATAATAAATCCATTACAaattaacataataaatatttttatgaaaataactattttttcaaaataaaaaattaataggaagAGTActatggttttacatttttaaaaaaatttgtaatgCTGCAATTAATAGAAGATAGCCGGATTGTCATGACTGattctgcattcaatctgttgcAATACATTACTTAGGTTGACATACATGAAGAAAATTCAGCCTCACACAAATACATAATTGGAAAAGTGGagagtattttaagaaaattatggcAATCCTTTGATAGTACATCAAAACTCAACAAGTGGTACTTTCTTAAAGTTCGATTGCAATGTGGAAATCCAAATCATatcagggctgactggttagctcagttggttagagtgtggtgctaataaataacaccaaggtcaagggtccaacTCCTGTACTGCCCagcagacaaaaaatatatatacattttaaaaattatatatatttttcatatcaatGAACTTTTCTTACCCTGTACACTCATAaggaaatgagaattaaaaaggaaagcagagggctggccagttagctcagttggttagagcgtggtgttacaacaccaaggtcagtggTTCCAATCTCCATATgagccagccaccgaaaaaaagaagttttagtattattataaaaaaatttctgACCTCACAGATCCCCTGAAAATGACTGGACAGATTTTTTAGGATTCCCTGGAACACAGTGTGAGAACTGATGCTGTAGCCTTTAAGTCAAAAATTCTCCTCTTATTTTgttacacatttttctttatcaataGATGCTGACCATAACAAAATGAACTTTCTGCATTTATCAAAATAGATATGCAACTCTCCTTCAGTTATTGAAACAGTAAGTACAAAGGTATATTTTACTGATGTTAAACTATTCTTGAATCCCTGAAATAAACCTTACTTGATCATGCTGTGTTGTTATTCTCTATACCCCATTAAAGTAATTGAGCTTCTCGCTGTGGTCTCTTTCTCCCTGGGGATGTCAACCACCCTGCCTAGAATGTGAGTGAGTTTGTGTATAGACCGGTTCTAACATGTAACCACTCCCAGTGGTTTAAGGTGGTGGGATGCAGTGAGGGGTGAGGGGTGTCAGTAAGTGAGCTCCAGAACAGAGAGGCTTGaacaacactgttcaaattaGAGCTTAGTATACCCCTACAGAGTGATGGACAGGGCTAGCCTGTCAGTTTTGAAGCTGAGAGACTTTAGACATGAACTCAAAGGGACTTCCTTTCTGACACATCCACCATCTGGCCCAGCAGGGCCCCTCCTGAGGAAATGACCTGTGAAGCAAGGTCCTGGCCTGAAGAGCCGTCCTCCATCCACACCTCCCAGCAGCCCTGTGCCCGCCATCATGGCTCCCAGCcttcctctcccagcctcagcTCTCCCAACCCTGATGAGCTGAGCCGAGCTCCTGACTGACGGCTGCCAAGGCAGAGCAAACCTACCCTGTTTCCTCAGGTTGCACAATTGGGACAGTGACCTGTGGGTGAAGAAAGCAATGGTTTCCAATAGGTTTTCTTCTGCAGTTTTCTAGGGATATGACCTGCAGGGACTTTCCCCAGGCACCAAGTCTGGCTTTTCTGCCCTCCCCAAGATGCCAGTAGTGGCTCAGTATAAATACCAGCCACTCTCCCTGGCGGGCAGGGACCAGCAGCTCTGCTCCACCAGAAATCAGGTGAGGAACTACTCCaaggactgatttttttttttttttaacttacttgttttctctttcccaaCAAGATAGTAATATCCTTTCAAAAATAATCATCCCATTCTGTATTAATCCATGTGAGGTCTGTTCTGGACAGAGAGAATGCTTGGCAGAGGGTCAGTGGTGCATTTCAAGCTACTTTAGGGAGTGACAATCTAGCTCTAAGCCTCCTCTTCCTCATTGTTGCCACTTTGGTACTGCCTTATACAGTCTGGGGTTCAGGGCTGGTGGGAGCAGAACTGAGGGCTTGTGGCTCTGAGTGAAGTCACACTGCAAGGTTTCCTGGATGAACCACTGAGATTCTGATAAGAACCAAGGGAATAACAACCAGGCTCTCTTTTATGTCTGAATCCCAAGGGGACGTGCCCGTCTTGTCTgtgtctctctgaccttctgctTTCATTTCAGCAGGACGAAGCTTCTCACAGGCCTGATTTTCTGCTCCTTGGTCCTGGGAGTCAGTATCCAGGGCAGGTTTTCATTCCTTGGTGAGGCTACTCGAAGTAAGACTGCTGGAGAGAGGACAGCACCCATGGGCCACCAGGACTCCGAGTAGAGTCCATGTGCCTAGTGGATGTGGGTGATCACTAGAGAAGCCACAGTGAGGCAGAGCAGGAGCGTGGCTTTCCCATCAGTATTTCTCAGAATGGCCAGGGAGTCCCTGGCGCTTGCTGGTGTCCCCGGACCCTAGGTCAATAGCACTTAAGTGTTCTGAGGTCAGACCAGTAGTTCTGGGTTGGCCTGTGGTGCTGTGCTGCCCCCTGGTGGTTCCGTGGAAAAGCACGCAGCCCTGGGATGTAAGGTCCTGCGAGGCTGACTCAACAGCATGTCTGGGATCGGTGTACAGGATTTCTGAAGAGAAACACCAGCCTGTTTCtggtaaaatgacaaaattatgctTTGAGAAGGCTGTCTGAAACATACAGGGATGTTAGTGTCTGTTACTACAGGACTGTAATTGAACTGAGGGTGGGCTGGATTGCCCACTGAGGTGGCCCTTTAAAGTTGCTGGGAATATCTCCTTTCccctcagaccagagtttctcagGGTGTGTTCAGTGGACTTACCAAATGTTCCAGAAACTCCTGCCATGTTAATCAAAAAATGCAGACTCCTGAGCAATAAAGGggattggggagtggggaggggcaggatccAGTAACAACACACAACAGaatattttgtgcatttttttaagGTCTGAGCCACTGTTGTGCTGCCCAATGTGGCAGAATGTGCCAGGTGTTTTGAGAGCTGGCAAACAGATTAGGAAGTTTAGGATTTACATCCATCAGTTACTCAGTGAAAGAACAACTGTCATTCCTAGGTGAAGCTAAGGTATCTGTTTTGAGTAGAAGACAAgcagtaagtcttgaaattggtGTGAAACGTCCTTCAGAACAAACCACACAAAAGCACGATTAAAGCTATCTATTCACACttatctcttccttcttccttccttccatttcctgCTGGGATAATATAAAGAGGACTTTAGCTCCTGGTTTAGTCTGTTTCCCACCCTTTTCCAGCCTTCTTGACAGGAAATGGGAAGTAACATACATGAAGTCCTCACAAGGAACTTAGTCTTTTCCCATTTACTTTCAGAATAACTCTGTGAGGCAGGCGTCCTCCCCTACATTGAGGTGAGAAAACAGGCTTACAGCAGCAGGAGGCAGAGCAGAGCATGAGCCCAGCTGTGCATGAGGACGTAGCTCTTCCAGGTCGATGTGTCTGCTCACCGCTTTTAAACCTCTGTGGCTTTCAGTCTCACTCATGCCTGAAACCCCCCTAATAGATAATAGAGGAAAATTGGCCTGGTGTGTGGCCTGGCCATGAGGACTTTCAGTATCTCCCCAAATGATCAGAAATGCAGCCACGAATGGGAACCCTGGCTCTAGCACTTCCTCAACAACTCTCAGAATCAGTACAGCCTATTTAACAAGTTTTTAGGGACACCTATGCCTCTAATGATCAGAGGCTCTCAAGTCACAATTATGTGCATTCAGCTGGCAGGAATCACTTTTTCTCAGGCGTCAAAGCAGAAACACCATTTGTCTGCAGCCTTTCTCAGAATCTGTCTTCCATGTCACCACCTCACTCATGTAAGGTCCTGGATCTTACCACATGTAGCTTCATTCTATAGCAGTGGTTCTTGACCAGGGCAATGAGGTGGTCCAGGGGACATTTtgcaatgtctggagatgttCTTGGTTGTCTCACTGGGGGAATGTGCTGCCAGCATCCAGTGGGTAGAGACTAGGGACACTGGTAACCATCCTACAGTTCCCAGGACAGCCCTGAGAAGCAAAGCATTATCTGGCCTAGTATGTCAATATTGCTGAAAATGAGAAATCCTGTTCTCTAGTGATATCTCCCTTCTCTGCTTGAATGCATCCCATAGAGCCCTAAGTAAGATGTAGCTCATAGCATCACGTGGGCAGACAACCAGATACAACAGAGAAGTGCCCCCATCTGAATGACTCTCATTCCAGTAACCTATAGAAGCCCACTAGGATTAAGAGTGTTCTTCTCACCCCATGGTACCCAAGGCTGCTGTGATCACAGGCTGAAATCTTAAAGTCCGTGGAAGCTTTTTCATTCTTTGGTTCCTCTCTAGGATGTTGTCAGAGTCTCTGTGTTCAGCTGATTTcatttttgccttttccttttcttatcagGAGCTGGGGACATGTGGAGAGCCTACTCTGACATGAAGGAAGCCAATTACATAAATTCAGACAAATACTTCCATGCTGGGGGGAACTATGATGCTGCCCAGAGGGGACATGGGGGTGCGTGGGCTGCTGAAGTGATCAGGTAACTTGAGCTCCTGGGGATATCAGGGATGGGTGAGCAGAGCTTGACTGCCTTGGGGGATCAAGAGGTGATAAGCCCCagagcaggtccctttagggctGTGACCCCTCATCTCCATATCCATCCTGTCCACCTTCTTCATCCACACCCGGTGCAGAGCCTGGGCTCTTGGCAGAGCCAGAGTATGGCTGGTGAACATGTGTGAATCTGAGGGCCAAGCAAGCATCcccagccttctctctctctgggttGCTGTTCATCTGGCATATAGCTGACCAGCCTGGGCTGAGAAGGGCTGTGCCCAGGCAAGGTCAGTTTTAACCCCTCCTTCCTTTACTTTCCTGGGCTCCTCTCAGAGAAACCCTGGAAAGGGGAGATCCTGGAGGGTGCAGCTGTTGCTCACCTGTCTGGTGATTAatctcctccctgcctgcctcAATTACAGCGATGCCAGAGAGAATATTCAGAGACTCACAGGCCACAGAGCAGAGGATTCACTGGCTGACCAGGCTGCCAACGAGTGGGGCCGGAGTGGCAAAGACCCCAATCACTTCAGACCTGCCAGCGTGCCTGATAAGTACTGAGCTTCCTCTTCACTCTGCTCTCAGGAGACCAGGCTCTGATCCCCTGGGGCAGGGGCATGAAGTTATTGAGTTCTGTGTATACAGAAGCTGGTAGAGGGCAAACAGGTGTCTAATAAAAGCTTAAGAGATTGAATTTGTtgaaactgatttttttgtgtgtgataaggACTGCCTGTTTGGCATGAAAGCGTGATCAATGAACACCAGTGTGGAGGTGGATCCTGGCCTGTGTGTTTGGGTGTAGGGGAGACAATCTCACAGTCACACAGGGTATCCCAAGGCTGGGGCAATTTCATGATGAGTTCAGTAGCACCCCTGGGATTCCGAGGAGGTCAGCAACATCCTAGCCCTTGCTCCCATGTGAGCAGCTTCCAAGTAAGTTTGCAGAAATCCCAGCTGCAGTCCCAGTGAGTTCAACCACATCCCTGGCAAGTTTTGTCAGCACCTCAGTGGAGGGTTTCTTGCTGTCGGCTTTGGCTTGTGGCACCCTGCAGACTTTCTCTGCTATCCAATGGACTACAGCCACATACTCTCCAACAAGATCTAAATCTCAGCCTTGTGAGGGGTCCTTTCCCAGATTTATTCCTTTCTGTATTCTCTACCCCTTAGTAGTGAATGTCCTGTTAttagttaataattctttatgttAAACCGTCCCTCTTAAAAGAACTGCctggtttctgtctcctgactgATTTATGACTGACAACAGGGTCTCCAATATGCCAGGCATTTTACGTGTGTTTTCATGCTATATCTGTGGCAACACACATCAAGTGTCTCACACCTCTCACCCACCTACTTCTGATCCTGGTCATGCTGAGGCCTTGCCAGTTATTTTGTTGCTGTCCCCAGATGCCTCAGTGTCCAGATCTCTACACTGCCCAGTCTGTTgtgtccttttcctttctctgcctccagGACTTGTCCCTCAGTTGCCTCTTTCCAGTAGGCTTCAAGGAGCCTCATCCCAAATTTTCCTGGCACCTGACACATAGGTCTCACCAATACCAGCCCTTATCCCGGATCCCATTTTTAACCTGTTCCTTTTCATTCTACCCAAAGTACAGCTCTCACATTAGTTTCCCTCATCTTTATTCTCACTGACTTTGAATTCAGATCCAGATAAAAATTCTACTTCCTCAAAGAGCCTTCCCAGTAGCCATGCTTCACATTCTGGGGCAGACTTGTGGCTCCCACTTTGTTCATACCCGCTTTACCCCTTCCCCTCAGAGCTGGTTGTACATGTGTCAGTTCCCTGCTGGACTGCAAGCCCCTCTAACATAATTAACATTTGAACAGTAGTTTACGCAGTTCATAAAACACACTGGTGGCAATTGAAACTCTGCTGAAGGGTTGGAGGCTGGTGAGTAGTAATTATAAGAGCTGCCATTTCATTGTAAATGCAAGACTGTGTTCTATATTTACatgctttatttaatttaagCTGCAAAGAAGACCTAAGTTCTCAGCTGAAGACACTGTAGTTTAGAGGAACATGCTTGTAACAGGTGCACAGCTGGGATTGCAGGCTGGTTTGTCTGCCTGCACAATGTGTGATGTACTGAACAAGGACTAGAGGTTCAGAGTGGAgactccctctctccttctgggTTCTCTAGAGCTTGGTTTAAATGTCCAGGAGAACACGCATGCCTTTGGGGGATGCCTGACTTGTTCCTCATTGTATGCAGAGCACCTGGCAGGGTCCAGACACTCAGTAAGTGCTTTCTGGATTGGAGGACCACATTGAAAACCATACTTCTATCCACATTAGTCTTCACTCTTGcacattttcctctttctcttaatAGTCAAGCTTGCTGAAAGAGTTGCCTGTTTACACTTTCTGATTCCTCACTTCTGATTTACACTTAACTTACCCCAGCCTGATTTCTGTCCCCACCACTAAGGCAAAATAGCTCTTGTCATGATCGACCTGCATGTTGCCAACACTCCAGTATGAGTCGGCCTCTAACCAACGCTGAACACAGTTGCCCTCCGTCTCCTTCCTGATGGAGTCTGTCTCTTGGCATCAAAATACTGTCAAAGCAAAACACTTCAGTCTGTGAGGAAATTTAAATGAGGCTTTTATTTAGGTTTGCAAGCCAGGGAGACCACTTCTTAGTCTGAGAAGTAAGTATGCCCAACAAGCAGAAAAAGCAAGAAGGTTGTACAGTGTAAGTTCAGGAGAGTCTAAGCAGTGTTTACTTTCCAAACTCTGTGTGAAGACAAAATGGATAGCTGACTGTGACATTTTGAACAAATGGTTTCTCAGGCCTTTTTACAAAATTTATGTCTACTCTAATCTAGACTATTCAATTTGTAAGTAATTCCCCGTATGTTTAAGAGGTTTGAGACAGGAAGCCAGATAGAgacaagagcaggaggaggaaaccTGGTTATTTGCAAGTGGGAAAACTGGTTCCCCAAGAACATaggcatgcacatgtgcatgcacaaaAGCTGTCACAGGAGAAAAGACAATTCCAGTCAGGGAGCCCCGCCCCCACCTTGGGTGTCATTTGGTTGGACCAATGAGCTCCCACCAGCAAGGGTGCCAATCACTTTAACCAATAGGACAGAGACTATattcagggctcaaccaatgaccaaatgaCACAAATCCAGCTAAGAGGACTTAAACCGCCAGAAATGTAACCATCAGGAGTTTGAGCCACTCTCTCGTTTGATCCTGCTCCATCCTCTCCAGATTTTATTCTcgctttgctaaataaaactgttctttgtttttcaccTCTGGTGTGTCTCACCCAATTCTTTGTTTGAGACACCAAGAACCCAGATTTTGCCAGCGGAACCTGGAATTTCCTTTAACAGGTTGACATATTCCCTCTTCACAGGATTTCTCTAAATAATgttatctgattttttaaatatatactccACTTATCTACACAAGAGTCTGTTTGTCAAGCAGTAAATTCTAATGAAGAATCAGCTTCTTGGTCTAGAAGCTTCAGCCTGTGCCATGGAGTTCCAGACTGCTCATGTCTTTCTTTTCGTGCCTGCCTGTCCTTGGGACTTTGCACTCACTTAGCAAGCTCCCACAATTGTGCAAGCCAATTCCTTAAGATAAATCCCTTAACATAGACATATATATCCTATTGCTTTGGCTTCTCTGGTTGAATTCTGTCTGGTATTGTTACCAGAACCCCAAAGTTCCAGGTTCGAGTACCCTATGTTCCTCTAAATCAAACACTGAAACAACGGTGCTTGGAGATAAAGAAAGTTTTCTTCAAATTGACCAAAGTGAGAAGACAGGAGAGCCCAAGTTTCTCTGATCCATCTTACCAAAGAAACAGAAGGCAAGGAGTTTTATAGGGCTAAGAGGTAAGGGACAGGGAGTCTCAGGGAAGTTAAGGGAAAATCTGTGTTTTTGCCAACTCCAGATAAGATCTTAGGGGCTGGGTCATCTAGTGGTTGCAATTTTTTTGAGAGCCTTCCTTCTCTTCtgcaaaataaattcataaattctCCTGGTGATCTTTGGGTCATCTCTTCCACTTGATGGTAAACCAGACATCAACTTATAGTTACATTACAGGAACAAGGGGTACTGGGAGGGAAGTTAACAGCTACCAGCAAGCAAAAGTTTAACTCAACTCTCATCTTATTGTTACTTGGAATGTATTGCTACTCCTAGGAATTCAGCCCATCCTGCTTGACCAAACAGATTTTTTTGCTATCTCCCCCTATCCCTAGCTGAGGCCCACTCTGGCAGGGGTCAGGGGTGCAGCCAGGGGAAATCAGGGGGTCTGTTCCCCCAGTTTCAATTCTGACTACAACACACAAGGTCTCCAATGATGATAAGTTCCAAGGGCAATGACCAGCAACTTTAGTGTTAGCTGGGCTCCAGACTTCAAAGCAGAACTCTGATAAGCTGGGCTGCACTGAATGATCTGGGCTAGaagtctgtattagttttctgtcatttataacagaatacctgaaactgggtaatttataatgaaaataaaatttatttcttgcagtttgggaggctggaaagtccaaggtcaagggggcacatctggcaagggccttcttcctggttcGGACCCTCTGCAAAGTCCCAAGttggcacagggcatcacatggaaAGAGGGGCGCAAGAGcatgttaacatgctcacttgcaaTCCTTACAAAACCTCCAGTGcccctcccatgataacccatttatcAACTAacccatcagtggattaatccattcatgagggcatagtcctcatgatccaatcacctcttaaaggccccacctttcaacactaccacattgagaatcaaattttcacatgagctttggaggagacaaatattcagaccatagcaaagtCTAAGAGGTTTTCTTCCTGTTTAATTCCAAACTTAATCtcttccaatttgaatgccctttatttctttctcttgcctgattgctcggGCTAGTACtaccaatattatgttaaataggaggggtgagagtgggcatccttgtcttgttccttttattaaggaaaaagctttcaggtttCCCCCATTAAGGATGATACTGATGGTggatatggcttttattgtgttgagatactttccttctatacctaatttgctgagaatctttatcataaagggatgtttaattttgtcaaatgtttttcctgcatctatCTGAGagaatcatatggtttttgtccttaattttgttgatgtgttgtattacatttattgacttgtgtatgttgaaccatccttgcatccctgggatttatcccacttgatcatggtgtataattttttttgatgtgttgctgtattct of Cynocephalus volans isolate mCynVol1 chromosome 4, mCynVol1.pri, whole genome shotgun sequence contains these proteins:
- the LOC134376405 gene encoding serum amyloid A-2 protein-like → MPVVAQYKYQPLSLAGRDQQLCSTRNQSGVQGCRTKLLTGLIFCSLVLGVSIQGRFSFLGEATRRAGDMWRAYSDMKEANYINSDKYFHAGGNYDAAQRGHGGAWAAEVISDARENIQRLTGHRAEDSLADQAANEWGRSGKDPNHFRPASVPDKY